CCTGAAGACCATCTGGGAAATGATGGGCTATCCCTGCGGGAAACGCCTGGCCCCTTCCCTTCCATGGCTGATTCCCAAGATGGAACGTCATGGCGAGCTGTCCCTGGATTCACCCCTGCGGGAGAAGCTGCTGGCCCTTTCCGCAGCCACGATCGACCGCCTTCTGCCTTTTGAGCGAAAACGGATGCTTCTGCCCAGGGGACGATCCTGCACCAGGCCGGGAACGCTTCTCAAGCACCAGATTCCCATACGCACCTTTGCCGACTGGGACGATGCAGGGGTCGGGTTCATGGAGATGGACCTGGTGAGCCACGACGGCGGGAATGCCTCGGGAGATTTCGCCTACACGCTAACCCTAACGGATGTGGCCACCGGATGGACCGAGCTTCATGCCCTGCCGAACCGGGCCCGGAAGTGGGTGCTGGAGGCACTCCCCGCTCTCATGGACCGGCTCCCCTTCCCCTTGAAGGGGCTGGATTCCGACAACGGGAGCGAGTTCATCAACCATCACCTGATGCGGTTCTGCGCGGATCACGGGATCACCTTCACCCGGTCGAGGCCGGAGAACAAAAACGACAACTGCCATGTCGAGCAGAAGAACTGGGCGGCAGCACGAAAAGCGGTGGGATACGCCCGGTACGACACCCCCCGGGAGGTGGAAATCCTGAACCGGCTTTACAGGGACCTGGGCCTGTACGTCAATTTCTTCCAGCCGTCCTTTAAGCTAGTGGAGAAGCACCGCCAGGGAGCCAGGGTCAGGAAGGTCTATGATGTACCCAGGACTCCCTGCCAAAGGCTCCTGAACGCCCTGGAGCGGGAAGAACCTGCCGTGTGCGC
This window of the Thermanaerothrix sp. genome carries:
- a CDS encoding transposase family protein, whose amino-acid sequence is MRLSMKTRMEIVKAEAEAYCRAGREEKGQILDRLIPLTGYNRSYASHLLSLFGRTPVLRFAGKAPLKLVPEPKPVRRRRPVRYGPDVLEPLKTIWEMMGYPCGKRLAPSLPWLIPKMERHGELSLDSPLREKLLALSAATIDRLLPFERKRMLLPRGRSCTRPGTLLKHQIPIRTFADWDDAGVGFMEMDLVSHDGGNASGDFAYTLTLTDVATGWTELHALPNRARKWVLEALPALMDRLPFPLKGLDSDNGSEFINHHLMRFCADHGITFTRSRPENKNDNCHVEQKNWAAARKAVGYARYDTPREVEILNRLYRDLGLYVNFFQPSFKLVEKHRQGARVRKVYDVPRTPCQRLLNALEREEPAVCASLRETFDSLNPAELRRKLDAALEELGKCGAEKRKQGSPKKIPAFV